From the genome of Blautia pseudococcoides, one region includes:
- a CDS encoding helix-turn-helix domain-containing protein: protein MISYKPFYETLFRRDLTEYQLIHTHGISANTLHRMKKGEAITTKTIDVLCDILNCDVQDIIIHI from the coding sequence ATGATTAGTTATAAACCGTTTTACGAGACACTGTTCCGGAGAGATTTGACGGAGTATCAATTGATTCACACTCATGGTATATCAGCCAATACCCTGCACAGGATGAAAAAGGGTGAAGCCATAACCACAAAAACCATTGATGTGCTCTGTGATATTCTAAATTGTGATGTTCAGGATATTATAATTCATATCTGA
- a CDS encoding MurT ligase domain-containing protein, producing the protein MNIKRLFAVWSAKLIKTACQITGRQGVTLAGKIALSIYPPILKELACEVRKDIFVVCGTNGKTTTNNLLASVLEANGCRVVCNRTGSNMLNGVVSAFVLNARTNGHLDADYACIEIDEASTVRVFPHFKPDYMVLTNLFRDQLDRYGEIDTTMNLLSRAMKMAPDMKLLVNGDDSLSTFLAMDNDNPYTTYGISEQVYKEQDSREIREGRFCKRCGEKMEYKFYHYSQLGDYFCPKCGFARPTPEFDGSHIDMSEGLSFDVGHFHIKANYRGFYNIYNILAVYGAASLAGIPLDRFNRILGDYTPQFGRNELFEISGTKVMLNLAKNPAGFNQNIGAVMTDTSPKDIIILINDNSQDGTDVSWLWDVDFDKLKDANAASITVSGIRCQDMRLRLKYVDIPSSLEPDIEKAIQTRIQSGTKNLYLLVNYTGLYTTHNILKKMEGRK; encoded by the coding sequence ATGAATATAAAAAGACTTTTTGCTGTATGGAGCGCCAAACTCATTAAGACAGCCTGTCAGATCACCGGCAGACAGGGTGTGACTCTGGCCGGAAAAATAGCACTCTCCATCTATCCGCCCATTTTAAAAGAACTGGCCTGTGAAGTCAGAAAAGACATTTTTGTAGTCTGCGGCACCAATGGCAAGACGACTACCAACAATCTGTTGGCCTCTGTTCTGGAAGCAAACGGCTGCAGGGTTGTCTGCAACCGCACCGGCTCCAACATGCTGAACGGTGTGGTTTCCGCCTTTGTCCTGAATGCCCGGACAAACGGCCATCTGGATGCGGATTATGCCTGTATCGAGATTGACGAGGCTTCCACGGTCCGTGTATTTCCCCACTTCAAACCGGACTATATGGTCCTGACTAATCTGTTCCGTGACCAGTTAGACCGCTACGGGGAGATAGACACCACTATGAACCTTCTGTCCCGGGCCATGAAAATGGCACCTGATATGAAGCTTTTAGTCAACGGGGATGACTCTCTGTCCACCTTTCTCGCCATGGACAATGACAATCCGTACACCACTTACGGCATCAGTGAACAGGTGTACAAAGAACAGGATTCCCGGGAGATCCGGGAAGGCCGTTTCTGCAAACGCTGCGGAGAAAAAATGGAATACAAATTCTACCATTACAGCCAACTGGGGGATTATTTCTGTCCCAAATGCGGTTTTGCCCGTCCTACACCAGAATTTGACGGCAGCCATATTGATATGTCGGAGGGTCTGTCCTTTGATGTAGGCCATTTTCATATAAAAGCCAATTACCGTGGTTTTTACAATATATATAATATACTGGCAGTCTACGGCGCTGCCTCCCTGGCGGGTATTCCCCTTGACCGTTTTAACAGGATTCTGGGTGACTACACGCCTCAGTTCGGAAGAAATGAACTTTTTGAAATCAGCGGTACGAAAGTTATGCTGAACCTGGCTAAAAACCCGGCAGGTTTTAACCAGAATATCGGAGCGGTCATGACTGACACTTCCCCCAAGGATATCATAATCCTGATCAATGACAACAGCCAGGACGGCACGGATGTATCCTGGCTCTGGGATGTGGATTTTGACAAGCTGAAGGACGCCAATGCCGCATCCATAACCGTCAGCGGCATCCGCTGCCAGGATATGCGCCTGCGGCTGAAATACGTGGATATTCCCTCCTCTCTGGAGCCTGATATAGAGAAGGCTATCCAGACCCGAATCCAAAGCGGAACCAAAAATCTGTATCTGCTGGTAAACTACACCGGCCTGTATACCACCCATAATATTTTGAAGAAAATGGAGGGCAGAAAATGA
- a CDS encoding type 1 glutamine amidotransferase — protein MKITIGHLYPDLLNLYGDRGNIQCMRKRCQWRGIDAETIEYQLEDRIDFSALDIVLLGGGSDREQMLVCDRLRSIQKDFRDYVEDNGVVIAVCGGYQLLGHYYNTDDGRIEGLSLVDLYTEQGSPRLIDNIVLENDKFSLPIVGFENHGGRTYIGDNEPFGKVLYGSGNNGEDKAEGVLYKNVVGTYLHGPLLPKNPHICDHLIANALERKYGKAELAPLDDSQEIEANQYIYHRFTAKQ, from the coding sequence ATGAAGATCACCATCGGACATTTATATCCGGACCTGCTGAACCTGTATGGGGACAGGGGAAATATCCAGTGCATGAGGAAGCGCTGCCAGTGGAGAGGCATTGATGCTGAGACCATAGAATACCAGCTTGAAGACCGTATTGATTTTTCTGCTCTTGACATTGTGCTTCTGGGCGGAGGATCTGACAGGGAACAAATGCTGGTCTGTGACAGGCTGCGCAGCATTCAGAAGGATTTCAGAGATTATGTGGAGGACAACGGTGTGGTGATTGCCGTCTGCGGCGGTTATCAGCTTCTTGGTCATTATTATAACACAGATGACGGACGCATTGAAGGCCTTTCCCTTGTTGACTTATACACAGAACAGGGCAGCCCCCGCCTGATCGACAACATTGTACTGGAGAATGATAAATTCAGCCTTCCCATTGTGGGCTTTGAAAATCACGGAGGCCGCACCTATATCGGGGACAATGAGCCTTTCGGAAAAGTCCTCTATGGAAGCGGCAACAACGGAGAGGACAAGGCAGAGGGTGTGCTTTACAAAAATGTTGTGGGCACCTATCTCCACGGCCCCCTTCTTCCCAAAAATCCGCATATCTGCGATCATCTGATCGCAAACGCTCTGGAACGCAAATACGGAAAAGCGGAGCTGGCTCCCCTCGATGACAGCCAGGAGATTGAGGCAAACCAGTATATCTATCATCGCTTTACAGCCAAACAATAG
- a CDS encoding helix-turn-helix domain-containing protein, producing MGYRVALLLKQHYYQHFNHRLPGISEDIFVECFTYDTLEELKTIFLQNKNNFEGFLVSGIAPMKAIYSLGEQAADAVVDYFHISVENTYRILLQQIVLNEQLKLSRIGMDFLQDGHTLKELLESNRFAQRIREFEDEWIAYSSNVDLDEREAALSEKYRELAAQDKLDMVITYFYSVIENLSDTSIPCIYVYPDENMISDILNSMKKSISIKSMKNHLPAVIHINMENMPVQDEMSYETTRLEINKMIVELNRKYLNRLIIKNTYRDFELYGDHSIIKEITGEFQKCQILDLLHSLPSFRGSVGYGIGRTFYQARVNAIDASHYSRNGSQQEDGSYLIDENDQLTVLQIGLVPAGMKVSGDYIHDIADKVSLSSETIVRIIRVMKQEGTNKLTSQELMHHLNISARAANKFLAALQKDGYAEVVGMRRSGNKGRPINIYQINLKY from the coding sequence ATGGGATACCGAGTCGCACTGCTGCTGAAACAGCACTACTACCAACATTTTAATCATCGCCTGCCCGGCATCAGCGAAGATATCTTTGTAGAATGTTTTACTTATGATACCTTGGAGGAACTCAAAACAATATTTCTGCAAAACAAAAACAACTTTGAAGGATTTCTGGTCAGCGGTATTGCCCCCATGAAAGCCATATACTCCCTTGGGGAGCAGGCTGCCGATGCTGTTGTTGACTATTTTCATATCAGTGTGGAGAACACCTACCGTATTCTGCTTCAGCAGATTGTTTTGAATGAACAACTGAAATTGTCCCGAATCGGCATGGATTTCCTTCAGGACGGCCACACCTTAAAAGAGCTCTTGGAGAGCAATCGGTTTGCCCAGCGCATCCGAGAATTTGAGGATGAGTGGATAGCGTATTCATCCAATGTGGATCTGGATGAGAGAGAGGCTGCCCTCTCCGAAAAATACAGGGAGCTGGCAGCACAGGACAAACTGGATATGGTCATCACTTATTTTTACAGCGTGATCGAAAATCTGAGTGACACCTCTATCCCCTGCATTTATGTGTATCCTGACGAGAACATGATAAGCGATATTCTGAACAGTATGAAAAAAAGCATTTCCATAAAAAGCATGAAGAACCATCTTCCTGCAGTCATACATATTAATATGGAAAATATGCCTGTACAGGATGAAATGTCATATGAAACCACCCGTCTGGAGATCAATAAAATGATCGTGGAACTGAACCGGAAATATCTGAACCGCCTTATCATAAAAAACACGTACCGGGATTTTGAACTTTACGGTGATCACAGTATCATAAAAGAGATCACAGGGGAATTTCAAAAATGTCAGATCCTGGACCTGCTCCACAGCCTGCCTTCTTTCAGAGGCTCTGTGGGATACGGCATTGGCCGCACCTTTTATCAGGCCAGAGTAAATGCCATTGATGCCAGTCATTATTCCAGAAACGGCAGCCAGCAGGAGGACGGCAGCTACCTGATCGACGAAAATGATCAGCTCACAGTCCTGCAGATAGGCCTGGTCCCGGCCGGAATGAAAGTGTCAGGCGATTACATCCATGACATTGCGGACAAGGTGAGCCTTTCCTCAGAGACCATTGTCAGGATCATCCGTGTCATGAAACAGGAGGGCACCAATAAACTTACCTCCCAGGAATTGATGCATCACCTTAATATCTCCGCCAGAGCGGCCAATAAATTTCTGGCTGCCCTGCAGAAGGACGGATACGCGGAAGTTGTGGGCATGAGACGTTCCGGAAATAAAGGGAGGCCCATCAACATATATCAGATCAATCTGAAATACTGA
- a CDS encoding amidohydrolase, whose product MTEAKERLCRRIAEKEKTYSDISRKIWEYAELGFHEYRSAKLLQDTLEAEGFQVETGLAGIPTAFKGTFGTGGPVVAILGEFDALPGLSQKPGRDTQEKREETDCGHGCGHNLLGTGSLAAAVAVKAYLEESRGAGTIIYFGCPGEEKGSGKTFMAREGCFEGLDAVFCWHPWDVNGLFSSSSLADICAAFIFHGKASHASASPHLGRSALDAVELMNVGCNFLREHVIPEARIHYAITNAGGSAANVVQETASVYYEARAPRLRQSFEIFERICEVARGAAIMTGTSYKVVRGDGFSDYIPNKVLGNVLMENFREAGAPDFDTHDYALAEKIQSTFSEEIMQEAVTAVEDQHGENAAAEMEGKVLADAVFPINPLKTVMPGSTDVGDVSYQAPTGQILTACKAFGTPGHSWQEVSQSGSSIGIKGMITAAKVMGMSAIDVFQNPRIAEEAKKEFLKAVKGGYHCPIPEEIKPDL is encoded by the coding sequence ATGACAGAGGCAAAAGAAAGATTATGCAGAAGAATTGCAGAGAAGGAGAAGACTTACTCTGATATCAGCCGGAAAATATGGGAATATGCAGAACTGGGATTTCATGAATACCGATCAGCAAAATTACTGCAGGATACGCTGGAAGCGGAGGGGTTTCAGGTGGAAACAGGGCTGGCGGGAATTCCCACAGCCTTTAAGGGAACCTTTGGCACCGGCGGACCGGTGGTTGCCATTTTGGGGGAATTCGATGCGCTTCCTGGGCTTAGCCAGAAGCCGGGGAGAGATACGCAGGAAAAGAGAGAGGAGACAGACTGCGGTCATGGATGTGGCCATAATCTGCTGGGCACCGGTTCCCTTGCGGCGGCAGTTGCCGTTAAGGCTTACCTGGAGGAGAGCAGAGGAGCAGGAACCATTATCTACTTTGGCTGCCCGGGGGAAGAGAAAGGTTCGGGTAAAACTTTTATGGCACGGGAGGGCTGCTTTGAAGGCCTTGATGCGGTGTTCTGCTGGCATCCCTGGGACGTGAACGGGCTTTTTTCATCCAGTTCGCTGGCGGATATCTGCGCTGCTTTTATTTTCCACGGCAAAGCGTCTCACGCCTCCGCGTCTCCCCATCTGGGAAGAAGTGCCCTGGACGCAGTGGAGCTTATGAATGTGGGATGTAATTTTTTAAGGGAGCATGTGATCCCGGAGGCCAGAATTCACTACGCGATCACCAACGCAGGAGGAAGCGCGGCAAATGTGGTACAGGAGACTGCATCTGTCTATTACGAAGCCAGAGCTCCGCGGCTTCGCCAGTCTTTTGAAATATTTGAAAGGATCTGCGAAGTGGCACGGGGAGCAGCTATCATGACAGGTACCTCCTATAAGGTGGTGCGGGGGGATGGATTCAGCGACTATATCCCCAATAAGGTCCTTGGAAACGTATTGATGGAGAATTTTCGGGAGGCAGGAGCGCCGGATTTTGACACCCATGATTACGCGTTGGCTGAGAAAATCCAGAGTACATTTTCGGAGGAAATCATGCAGGAAGCTGTGACGGCGGTGGAAGATCAGCACGGGGAGAATGCGGCTGCAGAGATGGAGGGTAAAGTGCTGGCAGATGCAGTTTTTCCCATAAATCCCCTGAAAACGGTCATGCCGGGAAGTACAGATGTGGGGGACGTGAGCTATCAGGCGCCCACAGGGCAGATCCTTACAGCCTGCAAAGCTTTTGGAACTCCTGGGCATTCCTGGCAGGAGGTCAGTCAGTCAGGGTCTTCCATAGGGATAAAGGGTATGATCACTGCGGCAAAGGTTATGGGGATGTCAGCTATTGATGTTTTTCAGAATCCTCGGATAGCTGAGGAGGCAAAGAAAGAGTTCCTCAAAGCAGTGAAAGGTGGCTATCATTGTCCGATTCCAGAAGAGATAAAGCCGGATTTATAA
- a CDS encoding YfcC family protein gives MKRERKFKFSMPHAYVIMMTMVLISAILTWVLPAGQFDRAVDPALGRELVVAGSYHAVDANPIGPWAFCMSIFQGFVNAADIIFFLLFACGYVTLLMSTGTLNALVGSILRKIKDKDYFLIPIFFTLFALGGTTFGMNEEAWGLIPAFVAIAITLGYDRIVGASIVILGTGVGFAAAVLNPFTVGLGSSIAGIPSVGGKITTFRIVAFVCFVTVTIIYIMHYAKKIKKDPTKSYLYGVPEPTVTASRDEVMQMPFTGRQKLTLVGFGIIIMTIAVGVAKFGFYLQQLAAVFFIGMVITGLINKMGPSKIADSFVESSKSMVFTVLMIGFARSIEVVMSSGNIIDTAVLYLSNIVKGFPSGLSAFAMLLAQNLINFFVPSGTGQAVVTVPIMAPLADVVGLSREIAVIAYQFGDGFSKMFWPTGCAMMCGVMGIGMNKWYKFIWKLFLMWIAMEVILIMGAVMVGI, from the coding sequence ATGAAAAGAGAGAGGAAATTCAAATTTTCTATGCCCCATGCCTACGTGATCATGATGACAATGGTTCTTATCAGTGCCATACTGACCTGGGTTTTACCGGCAGGACAGTTTGACAGGGCGGTGGACCCGGCTTTGGGGAGAGAACTGGTAGTAGCGGGGAGTTATCATGCGGTGGATGCCAATCCTATAGGCCCCTGGGCTTTTTGCATGAGTATCTTTCAGGGGTTTGTGAATGCAGCGGATATTATATTTTTTCTGCTTTTCGCCTGTGGGTACGTTACTTTGCTTATGAGTACCGGAACATTGAATGCTCTGGTCGGTTCTATACTGAGGAAGATCAAGGACAAGGATTATTTCCTGATTCCCATATTCTTTACTCTTTTTGCTCTTGGGGGAACTACATTTGGCATGAATGAGGAGGCCTGGGGACTGATCCCGGCGTTTGTCGCTATTGCGATCACACTGGGATATGACAGGATAGTAGGGGCTTCCATCGTGATTCTGGGAACCGGTGTTGGCTTTGCCGCGGCAGTCCTTAACCCCTTTACGGTTGGCCTGGGAAGCAGTATTGCAGGAATTCCAAGTGTTGGAGGCAAAATCACCACATTCCGGATCGTGGCATTTGTCTGTTTTGTGACTGTAACTATAATCTACATAATGCACTATGCAAAAAAGATAAAAAAAGACCCCACAAAGAGTTATCTCTACGGCGTACCGGAGCCCACAGTCACTGCCAGCCGAGATGAGGTTATGCAGATGCCTTTTACAGGCAGACAGAAGCTCACGTTAGTGGGATTTGGAATTATTATCATGACCATCGCGGTGGGAGTTGCAAAGTTTGGTTTTTATCTGCAGCAGCTTGCAGCAGTATTTTTTATCGGAATGGTGATAACCGGCCTTATCAATAAAATGGGACCTAGTAAAATTGCAGATTCCTTTGTGGAATCCTCAAAATCCATGGTATTCACGGTTCTTATGATTGGTTTTGCCCGCTCGATCGAAGTGGTGATGAGTTCAGGTAATATTATTGACACAGCAGTTTTGTATTTATCTAATATAGTAAAAGGATTCCCCTCCGGACTTTCCGCATTTGCCATGCTGCTGGCGCAGAACCTGATCAACTTCTTTGTTCCATCAGGAACCGGGCAGGCTGTAGTGACCGTACCTATTATGGCGCCCCTTGCCGATGTGGTCGGACTGAGCCGTGAGATCGCTGTTATAGCTTATCAGTTTGGGGATGGATTTTCTAAAATGTTCTGGCCTACAGGATGCGCTATGATGTGCGGTGTTATGGGGATTGGTATGAATAAGTGGTACAAATTTATCTGGAAATTATTTTTAATGTGGATCGCGATGGAAGTTATCCTGATCATGGGAGCTGTAATGGTGGGTATATAA
- a CDS encoding flagellar export protein FliJ: MARGRKKETRTLDEQLQAVIGEIATYEETLKELRRKKKEIEQKITEDKKEALYRAVMESGKSLEEVLAGLCNE; encoded by the coding sequence ATGGCGAGAGGACGCAAAAAAGAGACGAGGACACTGGATGAACAACTGCAGGCAGTTATCGGGGAAATCGCCACATATGAAGAAACTTTAAAAGAATTACGCCGCAAGAAAAAAGAGATTGAGCAGAAAATCACGGAAGACAAAAAAGAGGCTTTATATAGAGCAGTAATGGAATCCGGCAAATCACTGGAGGAAGTTCTGGCTGGTTTATGCAACGAATAA
- a CDS encoding TetR/AcrR family transcriptional regulator, which produces MLNAALKEFSSQGYDKASTNIIAKEAGISKALMFHYVSSKQ; this is translated from the coding sequence ATACTAAATGCAGCGCTAAAAGAATTTTCATCACAAGGTTATGACAAAGCTTCAACAAATATCATAGCTAAGGAGGCCGGAATCTCGAAAGCTCTCATGTTCCACTATGTCAGCAGTAAGCAATAG
- a CDS encoding peptidoglycan DD-metalloendopeptidase family protein: MNEQYTPVIMDFPLRGEWFSPNTPGARIPSHGTNRFGTRYAYDFLQVDWKRRGHPSYQTHWLNYLLFGVPLQKCYCWGENIYAPCDGTVVDAKDNHRERSRAHLISDMFVAVRSSHFYNPRKDDIQSIAGNHIIIKCNEHVYAAFAHLQCGSIKVIAGQKVKRGDVLGKIGHSGNSFFPHMHFQLMDDKDMNSAQRVPCAFKQYEVFRNGRWETVKKGIPTDMDRIRFPHSAAAQR, from the coding sequence ATGAATGAGCAATACACACCTGTGATCATGGACTTCCCACTGAGAGGTGAATGGTTCTCTCCCAACACCCCCGGAGCACGGATTCCAAGCCACGGGACAAATCGGTTCGGAACACGGTACGCCTATGACTTTTTACAAGTCGACTGGAAACGAAGAGGTCATCCCAGTTATCAAACGCATTGGCTTAACTATTTACTTTTTGGTGTTCCGCTGCAAAAATGCTATTGTTGGGGAGAAAATATCTACGCCCCCTGTGATGGAACAGTTGTTGACGCAAAAGATAATCATAGGGAAAGATCCAGAGCACATCTTATTTCAGATATGTTTGTTGCTGTCAGAAGTTCACATTTTTATAATCCCCGGAAAGATGATATACAGTCCATAGCCGGGAATCATATTATCATAAAATGTAACGAACACGTGTATGCGGCTTTCGCCCATCTTCAATGCGGCTCCATCAAAGTTATTGCAGGCCAAAAGGTTAAGAGGGGAGATGTTTTGGGTAAAATCGGACATTCCGGAAATTCCTTTTTTCCTCATATGCATTTTCAGCTTATGGATGATAAGGATATGAATTCAGCACAGAGGGTTCCCTGCGCGTTTAAACAGTATGAAGTGTTTAGAAATGGCAGGTGGGAAACTGTGAAGAAAGGGATTCCAACAGATATGGACAGAATTCGATTTCCACATTCTGCAGCAGCTCAGAGATAA
- a CDS encoding GNAT family N-acetyltransferase, which produces MVSYCLTNFIFQHTYTIGIETLEGYRRKGYCQIPTEAFISELLQNVEIEFCPYLLESLSSQFPTCHF; this is translated from the coding sequence ATTGTCAGCTATTGCCTGACAAATTTTATTTTTCAACATACTTATACCATCGGAATTGAAACATTAGAGGGATATCGGAGAAAAGGATATTGCCAAATCCCTACAGAGGCGTTTATCTCTGAGCTGCTGCAGAATGTGGAAATCGAATTCTGTCCATATCTGTTGGAATCCCTTTCTTCACAGTTTCCCACCTGCCATTTCTAA